The following DNA comes from Mycolicibacterium aromaticivorans JS19b1 = JCM 16368.
ACGGCGGCCCGCTGACCGAGTGTCTTGCCGACGTCGTGGCCCGCTTCGTTCCGTACTTCACCGAGACGATCGTCCCGGACCTGCAGGCGGGCAAGACGGTGTTGATGGTCGCGCACGGCAACTCGCTGCGGGCCCTGGTGAAGTATCTGGACAACATGTCCGACGCTGACGTCGTCGGCCTCAACATCCCGACCGGCGTCCCGTTGCGCTACGACCTGGACGCCGATCTGAAGCCGCGCGTGCCGGGTGGCACCTACCTGGATCCCGAGGCCGCCGCCGCCGGCGCGGCCGCGGTCGCCAGCCAGGGCGCCAAGTAACTTCGGTGGTCGCCCCGGATTTGGCAAACACGGGGTAAACGGGGGCGGAATACATGCGCGCTGAGACTGTGACGTGTACCGATTTGGCCGCACGCTGCTGGGATGACGTTCACCGGATGCGTACCCTTTTCCTGTGAGTGTTGGCTCGGTGGCAGTACTGGCCACCGCCGCAGCGCTGGTAGCGCTTGCTTGCGGACTCGGAATCGGGGCCGCGCTCACGCCACGGATCATGGAGCGCAGGCAGCGCCGCGCGATCACCGAAGCCGGCATCACGGTGTCGCAGATGCTGCAGCATGTGGTGTCGCTGGCGCCGATCGGGATGGTGGTCGTCGACTCCCATCGCGACGTGGTGTTCATCAACGATCGCGCCACCGAACTCGGCATCGTGCGGGACCGCCAGCTCGACGAGCGGGCCTGGACGGCCGCCCAAAGCGTGCTGGCCACCGGTGAGGGCGTCGAGGTCGACCTGTCCCAGCCGCAGCGCGCGACGGCAGGCCGGTCCGGGCTGTCGGTGCGTGGGCACGTGCGGCTGCTGAGCAAGCAGGATCCCCGCTTCGTCGTCGTCTACGTCGACGACCAGTCCGAGCAGGCCCGGATGGAGGCCAGCCGGCGCGATTTCGTGGCCAACGTCAGCCACGAACTCAAGACCCCGGTGGCCGCGATGGGCGTACTGGCCGAGGCGCTGTTGGAGTCGGGCGACGATGCCGAGACCGTGCGCCACTTCGGCAAGAAGATCCTCACCGAATCGCAGCGACTGGCCAACATGGTCCGCGAGCTGATCGAACTGTCCCGCCTGCAGGGTGCCGAGCCGCTTCCCGACCTCGACAGCGTCGACGTCGATTCGGTTGTCAGCGAAGCAATTTCGCGCCACAAAGTGGCCGCCGACAATGCCGACATCACGGTGACCACCGACGCGCCGAGTGGGTTCCGGGTGTTGGGTGACCAGTCGTTGTTGGTCACCGCGCTTGCCAACCTGATCTCCAACGCGATCGCATACTCGCCCGACGGATCGAAGGTGTCGATCAGTCGCCGCCGTCGTGGCGACAACATCGAGATCGCCGTCACCGACCGGGGTATCGGGATTGCCCGCGCCGATCAGGAGCGGGTTTTCGAACGGTTCTTCCGGGTCGACAAGGCGCGCTCGCGGGCCACCGGCGGCACCGGTCTGGGGCTGGCCATTGTCAAACACGTGGCGGCCAATCACAACGGCAGTATCCGGCTGTGGAGCCAGCCGGGCACCGGCTCGACGTTCACCCTGTCCATTCCCGCCTATCCGCATACCGACGATGACGAACCGGCCGACCTTTCGGCCATTGACCAGGAGGCACTACGCCAATGACCAATGTGTTGATCGTGGAAGACGAAGAATCGCTGGCCGACCCGCTGGCGTTCCTGCTGCGCAAGGAGGGGTTCGAGGCCACCGTCGTTGGCGACGGCCCGTCGGCGCTGGCTGAATTCGACCGGTCGGGGGCCGACATCGTGCTGCTCGACCTGATGCTGCCTGGCATGACCGGCACCGACGTGTGTAAGCAGCTGCGGGCCCGCTCCAGCGTGCCGGTGATCATGGTGACCGCCCGCGACAGCGAGATCGACAAGGTCGTCGGTCTGGAACTCGGCGCCGACGACTACGTGACCAAGCCGTACTCGGCCCGCGAACTGATCGCCCGCATCCGGGCCGTGCTGCGTCGCGGCAGCGATACCGAGGACTCCGGCATCGGCGACGCGATCCTGGAGGCCGGCCCTGTCCGGATGGACGTCGAACGGCACGTCGTGACCGTTGGCAGCGAGCCGATTACCTTGCCGCTCAAGGAATTCGACCTGCTGGAGTATTTGATGCGCAACAGCGGGCGGGTACTCACCCGCGGTCAGCTCATCGACCGGGTGTGGGGCGCGGACTATGTGGGGGATACCAAGACCCTCGACGTCCACGTCAAGCGTCTGCGCTCGAAGATCGAATCCGATCCGGCCAACCCGGTGCACCTGGTCACCGTGCGGGGCCTGGGCTACAAGCTCGAGGGCTGACGGACCGGCCGTTACCGGCGGCTGGGCCTGATTGCCGGACTCCTCAACGGCTCGCTGCGCTGCGCCGCATCGTCGTCCAGCCGGGCCTGATTGCCGGACTCCTCAGCGGCTCGCTGCGCTGCGCCGCATCGTCGTCCGGCCGGGCCTAGTAGGCGCCTTCGCCGCTCAGGACCGTCTTGATGGTCTTGGCGATGATCACCAGATCGCGGATGGGTGACCAATTTTCGATGTAGCTGAGGTCGAGGCGTACGGCGTCCTCGAGGGGCAGGTCTGATCGTCCGCTGACCTGCCAGAGCCCGGTCAGTCCGGGCTTCACCGTCAGCCGCCTGCGCACCAGATCGTCGTAGGAGTCCACCTCGCGGCGCACCTGTGGGCGTGGCCCCACCACGCTCATGTCGCCGCGCAGCACATTGATGAACTGCGGCAGTTCATCAATGCTGTACTTGCGAATGATCTTGCCCACGTGAGTGATCCGCGGGTCGTCCTTGTCTTTCCAGAACACCGGGTCGCTGCCGTTGGCGGCGATCATCGCCTGCGCGTTGGCATCGGCGCCGTCGACCATGCTGCGGAACTTCAGCATCGTGAACGTCGTGCCCTTGAACCCGATTCGTTCGGAGGCGTAGAACACCGGCCCGGGTCCGGAGAGCCGCACGGCGAGCGCGGCGAGGAAGAACACCGGCGCCATGATCGTCATCGCGGCGAGGGTGAACACGACATCGAACACCCGCTTGGCCGCGGAGTTGGCGCCGTCGTACTGGGGCTTGGCCACCTCGAACATCGCCATGCCGGCGATAGGTCGGCTGTGCAGCCGGTCCTCGGCGATGTCGACCAGGCCGGGGGCGATCATCAGGTCCACGCCCAGCGAATCGAGTTCCCAGATCAGGCGGCGGATCTCGGTGGGATGCAGATGATCGGTAGCGGCCAGGGCGACGGTGTGGGCGTTGGTGTGTCGGACGGCGTCGACGATCGCCTGGTCTATCCCGACGATCGGGATGTGGCGCCCATCGACGTCGATGCCGTCGTTCTGCGCGGTCGGTCCGGTGGGTGTGCAGATACCCACGACGCGGTAACCGGCGCCGGGATCTCGCACGAAGTTGGTGGCGACGTCGGCGGCGGTCCTCGCGCTGCCCACGACGAGCACCGAGATCTGGTGCTCGTCGCGGCGGAGTTCGGCGGCCGCCACCCGGCGCCAACACAGCCGGCTGGTCAGGAGGCCGAGCAGGCCGACCGCGAAGACGACGGCGAGATAGGTTCGCGACACGTCGACGTGCAGGAGCAGCGCGCCGATCGCGATCAGCCCGAAGAGCTGGAGGGTGGCGAGGGTGACGCTCATGTATTCACCGACATCGCGGCCCACCACCCGGCGAACGCGGTATCCGGTGAGGCCGAGCGCCGCCATCCACGAGGCGGCCAGTGCCGCTGAACCCACCGCGTAGGTCAGCAGGACAGAGGGTTGGCCGGCGAACAACGCCATCGTCACGGCGGCCGACGCAAGGCAAATGACGGCGGCATCACTCAAGATCAATCGCTTGGAGTGCCGGAAGCGCCGGGTCTCCCGTCGGGAAGCCTGCGGCTGTTGCCAGAGCGGCGGGATGCTGTTCTCGTCAAATAACGCTTCGGTTGAGTTTTGGCGAAGATTATTCGGCCGGCTGTTACCAGCTGAGATCTGATTATCAGACTGTTCAGCCAACACAGCGAAGATCTGCTCCCGTAGTCACCGAACTGCTATTAACTGCACCGTAACCCTACTTAGGTCGCATGGCAACCTCAGCAGGGGATGACGAAGGTCACGAGTTTTGTACACAGTGATGCAGAACTAGCAAATAATGCTCAGCCTGTGGTGGAGACGGAGAGCCCGGCGGGATGCGCGCTACTGCGCGGCGCGGGTGGCCGGGTGGATGGCGATCAGCGGAAATCCGCCACGCCGCCGGCACATCGACGCCAATTCCGAGTACGCCTTCTCGCCGAGCAACTCGGTGAGCTCCGGGGCGTAGGACTGCCACACCTGCTTGGCGCCGACGTGGGCGGCCGGATCACCGGTGCAGTACCAGTGCAGGTCGGCCCCGCCCTCACCCCAGCCGCGCCGGTCGTATTCGGTGATCGTGGATTTCAGGATCTCCGAGCCGTCCGGTCGGGTGATCCACTCCTGGACGCGCCGGATGGGGAGCTGCCAGCACACCTCGGGCTTCATGGTCAGCGGCTCGACCCCGAGCTTGAGCGCCTTGGTGTGCAGCGCGCAGCCGATCCCGGTCGGGAAACCCGGCCGGTTGAGGAAGATGCAGGCACCCTTGTATTTGCGGGTGCGCAAGCTCGGTTTGTCGTCGAACTCGTCCATCTCGAGGTAGCCCTTGCGGCCCAGCCCTTTGTCCCGGAACTGCCAATCCTCGTCGGTCAGGTGCTTGACCGCATCGTCGAGGTTGGCGCGGTCGTCGTCGTCGGACAGGAATGCCCCGTGCGAACAGCAACCGTCATCCGGCCGGCCCTCGACGGTGCCCTTGCAGGCCGGCGTACCGAACACGCACGTCCAATTCGACAGCAGCCAAGTCAAATCCGCGGCGATCAGATGTTCCGGGTTGTCCGGGTCGTAGAACTCCACCCACTCGCGGGGGAAGTCCAGGTCAACTTCGCCAGGGTGCGCATCTGTCACAGCGCCCAACCGTAGTCCACGTGCGCGCCACCTTCGCGGTGGCATTTGCCCCATGTCGCAGGTGCCGCGCACGGAACGCAGGCTAGTTTTGTTCACGTGCGATTAGGCGTGCTCGACGTGGGCAGCAACACAGTTCATCTGCTGGTGGTCGATGCCCACCGCGGCGGGCATCCGACTCCGATGAGCTCGACCAAAGCCGCGCTGCGGCTGGCCGAGGCGATCGACGACTCAGGCAAGCTCACCCGGCGCGGTGCCGACAAGCTGATCGACACCATCGACGAATTCGCCAAGATCGCGGCCAGTTCAGGCTGCGCCGACCTGATGGCCTTTGCCACCTCCGCGGTGCGCGATGCCAAGAACTCCGAGGACGTCCTGGCGCGGGTGCTCGCCGAAACGGGGGTGAACCTGCAGGTTCTGTCCGGTGCGAACGAGTCGCGGCTGACGTTTCTGGCGGTGCGCCGGTGGTACGGCTGGAGCGCCGGTCGCATCATCAACCTCGACATCGGCGGCGGCTCGTTGGAGCTGTCCAACGGCGTCGACGAAGCGCCCGAGGTGGCGCTGTCCCTGCCGCTGGGCGCAGGCCGGCTCACCCGCGAGTGGCTCCCGGACGATCCGCCGGGCCGCCGTCGGGTCGCGATGCTGCGCGACTGGCTGGACAACGAGCTGGCCGAGGCCAGTACCTTCGTCCTGGACGCCGGCCTCCCGGACCTCGCGGTCGCGACGTCGAAGACCTTCCGGTCGCTGGCGCGACTCACCGGTGCGGCCCCCTCGGGTGCCGGGCCGAGGGTCAAACGAACGCTGACCCTCAATGGCCTGAGGCAGCTCATATCTTTCATCTCTAGGATGACCACGACAGATCGTGCCGAGTTGGAGGGAGTCAGTGCCGAGCGGGCGCCACAGATAGTGGCCGGTGCTCTGGTGGCGGAGGCGAGCATGCGAGCACTGTCATTGGAATCCGTGGACATCTGCCCGTGGGCGCTGCGCGAGGGTCTCATCCTGCGCCGACTCGACAGTGAAGCTGACGGAACTGCCCTGGTGGAAACCGCCGTGGGGGATGCTGGAAGCAAGAATTTTGATCGGTCGACTGCCCGATCGAGAGGCACACGATGACAGCACCAGATGACAGCGAGAACAGCAGGCCCATCTCGGTGGCCGAGCTGCTCGCGAAGAACGGAACGATCGGCTCTCCGCCGGTCGGGGGGCGCCGCCGTCGTCGTCGCGGCAACAGTGACGCTGTGACTGTCGCCGAGTTGACCGGTGAGATCCCGATCTTCCGGACCGGCGAGATGCCCGTCGTGCGCGAGGACCACGTCGCCGAGGAGCCGGTCGAGCCTGAGCCTCCCGCTGCGCCGCCGGCCGCCACCAACGGCTCGGCCGCCGCGACCGAGGTGGTCGACGACGAGGCAGCAGAACACGAGGAACTCGAGGACGAAGCACCGGAGCGGCCGTTCGACGGACCGCCGCCGCGCTCGGAGCGCCCGCTGCCGCGGCGTGAGCCGGGCCCGGAGCGCGCGTATGACCCGCGCCCGCTGCGCCGGCCCGAACCCACCCCCGTCGACGAATCGGACTCCGACGCCGAGCAGATGGCGTTCGACCCGGTCGACGAGGCGGCGCCGGTGCTCGACCTGACCGCCGACGAAGAGGTCGACGAGGCCGCCGAGCTGCAGTCCTATCTGCGGTCCTCCGCCGGCGCCCTGTTCAGCGGCCAGACCGTCGCGGACGACCTCGCCCGCCGCGGTGTGGCCGTCGACGAGCACGACGGCGACACGCCCTCGGCAGACCTCGACACCCAGGCCGACCACGCCGAGGACCGGCCGCGCGAAGGCAAGCTCACCGCACTCTGGCGCGGGCTGCTGGTGGCCGGTCAGTCGATTTTGGCCGTCGCGTTCGGTGCCGGGCTCTTCATCGCGTTCGACCAGCTGTGGCGGTGGAACAACATCGTCGCGCTGGTGCTTTCGGTGTTGGTCATTCTCGGTTTGGTGATCGCCGTCCGAATCGTCCGTAAGACCGAGGACATCGCCAGCACGCTGATCGCCGTGGCGGTCGGTGCGCTGGTGACGCTCGGACCGCTGGCGCTGCTGCAATCGACCTGATTCGTCAGTGCGCCCAGCCATCAAGGTCGGTCTGTCGACGGCCTCGGTCTATCCGCTGAGGACCGAGGCCGCATTCGAGTACGCGGCCGAATTGGGTTACGACGGAGTCGAACTCATGGTGTGGGCCGAAACCGTGAGCCAAGACATCGGCGCCATCGCCAAGCTCTCCCGGCAGTACGACATGCCGGTGTTGTCGGTGCATGCGCCGTGCCTGTTGATCTCCCAGCGGGTGTGGGGCGCCAATCCCATCCCGAAGCTGACCCGCAGCGTGCAGGCCGCCGAGCGGCTCGGCGCGCAGACCGTCGTGGTGCATCCGCCGTTCCGATGGCAGCGCCGCTACGCCGACGGGTTCAGCGAACAGGTCGCCGAGTTGGAAAGCCGCAGTGACGTTCTGGTGGCAGTGGAGAACATGTTCCCGTTCCGGGCCGACAGGTTCTTCGGCTCCGGCGACCCGTCGATCGAGCGGATGCGCAAGCGCGGCGGCCGTCCGGGGGTGGGCATTTCGGCGTTCGCGCCGTCGTATGACCCGCTGGATGGCAACCATGCGCACTACACCTTGGACCTGTCCCATACCGCGACGGCGGGTACCGACGCCCTGGAGATGGCCGACCGGATGGGTGAGGGTCTGGTGCACCTGCACTTGTGCGACGGCAACGGTGCCTCGACCGACGAACACCTGGTGCCTGGCCGGGGAACCCAGCCGACCGCGGAGGTGTGCCAGATGCTGGCCGCCAGCGACTTCACCGGGCATGTGATCCTGGAGGTCACCACCTCGGGTGCGCGCACCAAGGCCGAGCGCGAGGCGCTGCTGGTCGAATCGCTGCAGTTCGCGCGCACCCACCTGCTGCGGTGAGTGCCGCAGCGCGCGGAATTGTTGTGTGAGAAAGGCATTGATGCACCCCCGGTTCGCCGACGCGATGATGTTGCACCCCGTCGAGGATGGTTTCGAGGCAAACCTCAACGAGCACTGGACAATTGGGCCCAAGATTCACGGCGGCGTGATGCTGGCGCTGTGCGCCAACGCCGCCCGGGCGGCGTATGTGCAGGAGTCCGGCGGGCTGGGGCGGAGCGACAAGGGAATGAACACAGCTGAACCGGTTGCGGTGTCGGCGGATTTCCTGTCCGCGCCGGATCCCGGGTCGGTTCGCCTGGTCACCAGCGTTCAGAAGCGGGGACGCCGAATCGGTTTGGTCGACGTCGCCCTCACCCAGGGTGGGCGCACCTGCGTGCGCAGCGTCGTCACCCTGGGCGATCCTGAACATCACGTCGAGCCCCTGCTGTCGGCCAATCCGGTGACACCGCTGATGAGCGTCGAGCCGCCGGAGCACATCGAGCCGATCGGCCCGGGCCATCCGGCGGCGGCGATCAACAATCTGGCGCGCGGCTGCGACATCCGCCCCGACCTGGACGAGACCCGAACCGAGTCCGGTGCGCCGGTGTTCAAGATCTGGGTGCGGCCCAAGGATGGGCCGGTGGACGTGTTGTTCGCGTTGATGTGCGGCGACATCTCGGTGCCGGCCTGCTACGCGGTGGGCCGCCGCGGCTGGGCGCCGACGGTGCAGATGACGGCGTACCTGCGGGGCATGCCGGACCAGGGTTGGCTGCGGGTGGCGTGCACGACCACCCAGATCGGCCAGGACTGGTTCGACGAGGACCACACCGTGGTGGACAGTGCCGGACGCATCGTCGTGCAGACCCGCCAGCTCGCCCTGGTGCCCGCTCAGTGACTTCGGCGCGCAAACCGCCGCTGGGCGAACGAAAGCGCGCCGAAATCGTGGGGAGATCGAACGGCCGATAGGGTCTGCGCATGGCCAGAATCGCGATCATCGGCGGCGGCAGTATGGGCGAGGCGATCCTTGCGGGGCTGCTTCGGGCGGGCCGGCAGGTGAAGGACATCGTCGTCTCCGAACGCATGCCGGAGCGTGCCCGCTACCTGGGCGAGAAGTATTCGATCCAGCTGGCGTCGGTGTCGGAGGCGGT
Coding sequences within:
- a CDS encoding sugar phosphate isomerase/epimerase family protein; this translates as MRPAIKVGLSTASVYPLRTEAAFEYAAELGYDGVELMVWAETVSQDIGAIAKLSRQYDMPVLSVHAPCLLISQRVWGANPIPKLTRSVQAAERLGAQTVVVHPPFRWQRRYADGFSEQVAELESRSDVLVAVENMFPFRADRFFGSGDPSIERMRKRGGRPGVGISAFAPSYDPLDGNHAHYTLDLSHTATAGTDALEMADRMGEGLVHLHLCDGNGASTDEHLVPGRGTQPTAEVCQMLAASDFTGHVILEVTTSGARTKAEREALLVESLQFARTHLLR
- a CDS encoding thioesterase family protein; translated protein: MHPRFADAMMLHPVEDGFEANLNEHWTIGPKIHGGVMLALCANAARAAYVQESGGLGRSDKGMNTAEPVAVSADFLSAPDPGSVRLVTSVQKRGRRIGLVDVALTQGGRTCVRSVVTLGDPEHHVEPLLSANPVTPLMSVEPPEHIEPIGPGHPAAAINNLARGCDIRPDLDETRTESGAPVFKIWVRPKDGPVDVLFALMCGDISVPACYAVGRRGWAPTVQMTAYLRGMPDQGWLRVACTTTQIGQDWFDEDHTVVDSAGRIVVQTRQLALVPAQ
- a CDS encoding response regulator transcription factor, coding for MTNVLIVEDEESLADPLAFLLRKEGFEATVVGDGPSALAEFDRSGADIVLLDLMLPGMTGTDVCKQLRARSSVPVIMVTARDSEIDKVVGLELGADDYVTKPYSARELIARIRAVLRRGSDTEDSGIGDAILEAGPVRMDVERHVVTVGSEPITLPLKEFDLLEYLMRNSGRVLTRGQLIDRVWGADYVGDTKTLDVHVKRLRSKIESDPANPVHLVTVRGLGYKLEG
- a CDS encoding sensor histidine kinase, whose protein sequence is MSVGSVAVLATAAALVALACGLGIGAALTPRIMERRQRRAITEAGITVSQMLQHVVSLAPIGMVVVDSHRDVVFINDRATELGIVRDRQLDERAWTAAQSVLATGEGVEVDLSQPQRATAGRSGLSVRGHVRLLSKQDPRFVVVYVDDQSEQARMEASRRDFVANVSHELKTPVAAMGVLAEALLESGDDAETVRHFGKKILTESQRLANMVRELIELSRLQGAEPLPDLDSVDVDSVVSEAISRHKVAADNADITVTTDAPSGFRVLGDQSLLVTALANLISNAIAYSPDGSKVSISRRRRGDNIEIAVTDRGIGIARADQERVFERFFRVDKARSRATGGTGLGLAIVKHVAANHNGSIRLWSQPGTGSTFTLSIPAYPHTDDDEPADLSAIDQEALRQ
- a CDS encoding sugar transferase — encoded protein: MSDAAVICLASAAVTMALFAGQPSVLLTYAVGSAALAASWMAALGLTGYRVRRVVGRDVGEYMSVTLATLQLFGLIAIGALLLHVDVSRTYLAVVFAVGLLGLLTSRLCWRRVAAAELRRDEHQISVLVVGSARTAADVATNFVRDPGAGYRVVGICTPTGPTAQNDGIDVDGRHIPIVGIDQAIVDAVRHTNAHTVALAATDHLHPTEIRRLIWELDSLGVDLMIAPGLVDIAEDRLHSRPIAGMAMFEVAKPQYDGANSAAKRVFDVVFTLAAMTIMAPVFFLAALAVRLSGPGPVFYASERIGFKGTTFTMLKFRSMVDGADANAQAMIAANGSDPVFWKDKDDPRITHVGKIIRKYSIDELPQFINVLRGDMSVVGPRPQVRREVDSYDDLVRRRLTVKPGLTGLWQVSGRSDLPLEDAVRLDLSYIENWSPIRDLVIIAKTIKTVLSGEGAY
- a CDS encoding Ppx/GppA phosphatase family protein yields the protein MRLGVLDVGSNTVHLLVVDAHRGGHPTPMSSTKAALRLAEAIDDSGKLTRRGADKLIDTIDEFAKIAASSGCADLMAFATSAVRDAKNSEDVLARVLAETGVNLQVLSGANESRLTFLAVRRWYGWSAGRIINLDIGGGSLELSNGVDEAPEVALSLPLGAGRLTREWLPDDPPGRRRVAMLRDWLDNELAEASTFVLDAGLPDLAVATSKTFRSLARLTGAAPSGAGPRVKRTLTLNGLRQLISFISRMTTTDRAELEGVSAERAPQIVAGALVAEASMRALSLESVDICPWALREGLILRRLDSEADGTALVETAVGDAGSKNFDRSTARSRGTR